One segment of Bradyrhizobium sp. CB2312 DNA contains the following:
- a CDS encoding (2Fe-2S)-binding protein: MNHSDETLLDDADETVRVRLVVNGRKVACEVAPRETLVDCLRNSLELTGTHAGCEMGACGACLVQLDGRAVHSCLMFAVQADGAAINTIEGLSDSGLIADLQAEFHRRNALQCGFCTPGMLINAHELLSQVAQPSREEIRDALSGNYCRCTGYEAIVDAIDAVAKARSAGGGAT; this comes from the coding sequence ATGAATCATTCTGACGAGACCCTGCTGGATGACGCGGACGAGACCGTGCGTGTCCGCCTCGTCGTCAACGGTCGGAAGGTCGCCTGTGAGGTCGCGCCGCGTGAGACGCTGGTGGATTGTCTGCGCAATTCGCTCGAGCTGACCGGCACGCATGCCGGCTGCGAGATGGGGGCCTGCGGCGCCTGCCTCGTGCAGCTCGACGGCCGCGCCGTGCATTCCTGCCTGATGTTCGCGGTCCAGGCCGACGGTGCGGCCATCAACACCATCGAGGGCCTCTCCGACAGCGGCCTGATCGCCGACCTCCAGGCCGAATTTCATCGCCGCAACGCGCTGCAATGCGGCTTCTGCACACCGGGCATGCTGATCAATGCCCACGAGCTGCTGTCGCAAGTGGCGCAGCCGAGCCGCGAGGAGATCCGCGACGCGCTGTCGGGCAATTACTGCCGCTGCACCGGCTATGAAGCGATCGTCGACGCCATCGACGCCGTAGCGAAAGCACGCAGCGCTGGCGGAGGCGCCACATGA
- a CDS encoding ABC transporter substrate-binding protein — MPKSGSTSKITRRTALAGLSAGAALLAMPRLGRAADETIRIGFPTPLTGPFAAEARDQVKCAELAVKLVNDKGGIGGRKVELLVRDDKLNAGEAATRTLELIEKDKVHAVVGALSSAVQLAVNEVTRARGVIYVSISQSDTINEAKDFSKYTFHEALNPHMTTAAVARQTLKKGMKVAHLVADYAYGHEMLRGFKRAQAAIGADNVGEILHPFGAADYSTFMPRLMSMRPDVLCISNFGRDQANAIKQAVDFGVKQQMKIVVPVILHNQRLAVGPDVFEGVVGGANYYWGLEGQSKSAAAFNAAFKAANGGAIPTDYGAYGYSGVGSLLAAMQAAGGTDTDKVVDALEKLQYDLTKGPQHYRRCDHQSVQSVLVLESKKKSAMTGDNDLFAILANDAGSDDMLRSCSELGHAT, encoded by the coding sequence ATGCCCAAATCCGGTTCGACGTCGAAGATAACCCGCCGCACTGCGCTCGCCGGTCTCTCGGCCGGCGCGGCACTCCTCGCCATGCCCCGGCTCGGCCGCGCGGCGGACGAGACGATCCGCATCGGCTTCCCGACGCCGCTCACCGGCCCGTTCGCCGCCGAAGCGCGCGATCAGGTCAAGTGCGCCGAGCTCGCCGTCAAGCTCGTCAACGACAAGGGCGGCATCGGCGGCCGCAAGGTCGAGCTCCTGGTCCGTGACGACAAGCTCAACGCCGGCGAAGCCGCGACCCGGACGCTGGAGCTGATCGAGAAGGACAAGGTTCACGCCGTGGTCGGCGCACTCTCCAGCGCGGTGCAACTCGCGGTCAACGAGGTCACCCGCGCTCGCGGCGTGATCTACGTCTCGATCAGCCAGTCCGACACCATCAACGAAGCCAAGGATTTCAGCAAATACACGTTCCACGAAGCGCTGAACCCGCACATGACGACGGCGGCGGTGGCGCGGCAGACGCTGAAGAAGGGCATGAAGGTCGCGCATCTTGTGGCGGATTATGCCTACGGCCATGAGATGCTGCGCGGCTTCAAGCGCGCGCAGGCGGCGATCGGGGCGGACAATGTCGGCGAGATCCTGCATCCGTTCGGCGCGGCCGACTATTCCACCTTCATGCCGCGCCTGATGTCGATGCGGCCGGACGTGCTCTGCATCTCCAATTTCGGCCGCGACCAGGCCAATGCGATCAAGCAGGCCGTGGATTTCGGCGTGAAGCAGCAGATGAAGATCGTCGTCCCCGTGATCCTGCACAATCAGCGCCTCGCCGTTGGTCCCGACGTGTTCGAGGGCGTGGTCGGCGGCGCCAATTACTATTGGGGCCTTGAGGGGCAGAGCAAGTCGGCAGCCGCTTTCAACGCGGCGTTCAAGGCCGCCAATGGCGGTGCGATTCCGACCGATTACGGCGCCTATGGCTATTCCGGCGTCGGATCGCTGCTCGCGGCCATGCAGGCCGCCGGTGGCACCGACACCGACAAGGTGGTCGATGCCCTCGAGAAACTGCAATACGATCTGACCAAAGGCCCGCAGCACTATCGCAGATGCGACCATCAATCGGTGCAGTCGGTGCTGGTGCTGGAGTCCAAGAAGAAATCGGCCATGACGGGCGACAACGACCTGTTCGCCATTCTCGCCAACGACGCCGGCTCCGACGACATGCTGCGCAGCTGCAGCGAGCTCGGCCACGCGACCTAA
- a CDS encoding branched-chain amino acid ABC transporter permease, with protein MDLSLIIMQLLSGIALGAVLVITALGLTIVFGMLGVVNFAHGALFMIGAYAGLYLASLTGSFWWGLLLAPILIGAFGMLIEFVLIRRLYGRSIDDPLLLTFGLSYILVEGVRIVFGSDGIPFPTPPQLIGVVDLGIGFFPRYRLFVIALVAVVLLVLWLTLEKTRVGLIVRAGARDPTIMQVLGVDIGRVWLAIFGLGVGLAALGGVLAGPMRSVNPEMGSLVLAEAFVVTVIGGLGSIVGAVVAGLMVGISISMVALFAPEMATIVMFALMAVVLLIRPQGLFGVRGRTA; from the coding sequence ATGGACCTGTCGCTGATCATCATGCAGCTTCTCTCCGGGATCGCCCTTGGGGCGGTCCTGGTGATCACTGCGCTTGGACTGACGATCGTGTTCGGCATGCTCGGGGTGGTGAACTTCGCGCACGGCGCGCTGTTCATGATCGGAGCCTATGCGGGCCTCTATCTGGCGTCGCTGACTGGAAGTTTCTGGTGGGGATTGCTGCTTGCGCCCATCCTGATCGGCGCCTTCGGCATGCTGATCGAGTTCGTCCTGATCCGCAGGCTCTATGGACGCTCGATCGACGATCCGCTGCTGTTGACCTTCGGCCTCAGCTACATCCTCGTCGAGGGCGTGCGCATCGTGTTCGGCAGCGACGGCATTCCGTTCCCGACCCCGCCGCAATTGATCGGCGTGGTCGATCTCGGCATCGGCTTCTTCCCGCGTTACCGCCTGTTCGTGATCGCGCTGGTGGCGGTGGTGCTGCTGGTGCTCTGGCTGACGCTGGAGAAGACCCGCGTCGGCCTGATCGTGCGCGCCGGCGCCCGCGATCCCACCATCATGCAGGTGCTCGGCGTCGATATCGGCCGGGTATGGCTTGCGATCTTCGGCCTCGGCGTCGGCCTCGCCGCGCTCGGCGGCGTGCTGGCCGGGCCCATGCGCAGCGTCAATCCGGAGATGGGCTCGCTGGTGCTGGCGGAAGCTTTTGTGGTTACCGTGATCGGTGGTCTCGGCTCGATCGTCGGAGCCGTCGTTGCCGGCCTCATGGTCGGCATCTCCATCAGCATGGTCGCGCTGTTCGCCCCTGAGATGGCGACCATCGTCATGTTCGCGCTGATGGCGGTGGTGCTGCTGATCCGCCCGCAAGGCCTGTTCGGCGTGAGGGGGAGGACCGCGTGA
- a CDS encoding xanthine dehydrogenase family protein molybdopterin-binding subunit — protein MIAPLTSLDRPNSYIGRSVPRPNAKRLLAGRGRYISDLKLPRMLHAAFLRSPHAHAKIAAINADEARALEGVHLVATGEDLAKICMPWTGTLDHFRGMTSAPQLPLPVDRVVWTGQAVVAVVAESRAIAEDALELIEVDYEDLPLVVDIDGAREVGGPVINSGSANNTCFHAQLDSGTVDVAFASAAHVVEEEFTFGRHTAVTLEPRAIVADYDPAAGTLTVHHATQTPYQFQDLYSRHYGIPEARVRVIATDIGGSFGMKLHVYHEDMAVVGLSILLGRPVKYVADRIESFVSDIHARDHRVHARMALDAKGEILAMDVLDLTAIGAFSTYPRTSVVEGNQVIRLIGAPYRFKNYRATLEVIFQNKVQTSQYRAVGHPIACAVAERLVDIAAAKLGLDPFAIRAQNVIADDAYPQTSPTGYRFEALSHQACLKRLHDIMDYDGLRAEQADLRKRGIYRGIGIATFVEITNPSPAFYGVGGARISSQDGAILSLTPSGEVRCLISVTEQGQGTEAIISQIVADQLGLAQEHVKVITGDTEVTPHGGATWACRGAGIGGETALQATRALKRNILEIAALILQEQSSALDIIDGHVVDAATRNQRMPVAEIARIAYFRSDTLPPGTQAQLTVSHHFAPQGYPFAFTNGIQGCSLEIDVETGFIRVLKHFIVEDCGRVINPMLVDEQLRGGIVQGLGAALFEECRYSDTGQLMNGSLADYLVPMPMEMPDIVIAHVETPTADTVLGAKGVGEAGTAAASACVLNAVNDALAPFDATINSVPITPTKVLKALKRF, from the coding sequence ATGATCGCGCCTCTGACCTCGCTTGATCGCCCCAATTCCTATATCGGCCGTTCGGTGCCGCGGCCGAACGCCAAGCGGCTACTCGCCGGACGGGGCCGCTATATCAGCGACCTCAAACTGCCGCGCATGCTCCATGCAGCGTTCCTTCGGAGCCCGCATGCGCACGCGAAGATCGCTGCGATCAATGCCGATGAGGCCCGCGCGCTCGAAGGCGTGCATCTCGTGGCCACCGGTGAGGATCTCGCAAAAATTTGCATGCCCTGGACCGGCACGCTCGACCATTTCAGGGGCATGACCTCGGCGCCGCAATTGCCGCTGCCGGTCGATCGCGTGGTCTGGACAGGGCAGGCGGTCGTCGCGGTCGTTGCGGAGAGCCGCGCGATTGCCGAGGATGCGCTGGAGTTGATCGAGGTCGATTACGAGGATCTTCCGCTCGTCGTCGACATCGACGGTGCGCGCGAGGTTGGTGGTCCGGTGATCAATTCCGGCAGCGCCAACAATACCTGCTTCCATGCCCAGTTGGATAGCGGCACCGTCGACGTCGCCTTCGCGAGTGCGGCGCACGTCGTGGAAGAGGAATTCACCTTCGGCCGCCATACCGCGGTGACCCTGGAGCCGCGGGCCATCGTCGCGGACTACGATCCAGCCGCCGGTACGCTCACTGTGCATCACGCGACGCAGACGCCGTATCAGTTTCAGGACCTCTACTCGCGGCATTACGGCATCCCCGAGGCCCGCGTTCGCGTGATCGCGACCGACATCGGCGGCTCCTTCGGGATGAAGCTGCATGTCTATCACGAGGACATGGCCGTGGTCGGCCTGTCGATCCTGCTCGGTCGCCCGGTCAAATACGTCGCAGATCGCATCGAGTCTTTTGTCTCCGACATTCACGCCCGTGACCACCGCGTCCACGCCAGGATGGCGCTCGATGCCAAAGGCGAGATCCTGGCGATGGACGTGCTGGACTTGACCGCGATCGGGGCGTTCTCGACCTATCCGCGCACCAGTGTGGTCGAGGGCAATCAGGTGATCCGACTGATCGGCGCGCCCTATCGCTTCAAGAACTATCGCGCCACGCTCGAGGTGATCTTCCAGAACAAGGTGCAGACCAGCCAGTACCGCGCCGTCGGTCACCCCATCGCCTGCGCCGTCGCCGAGCGGCTTGTGGACATCGCGGCGGCGAAACTCGGCCTCGACCCCTTCGCAATCCGCGCGCAGAACGTCATCGCCGACGACGCCTATCCGCAGACCTCGCCGACCGGCTACCGCTTCGAGGCGCTGTCGCATCAGGCCTGTTTGAAGCGCCTGCATGACATCATGGATTACGACGGCTTACGCGCCGAGCAGGCTGACTTGCGCAAGCGCGGCATCTATCGCGGCATCGGGATTGCGACCTTCGTCGAGATCACCAACCCGAGTCCGGCCTTCTACGGCGTCGGCGGTGCGCGGATCTCCTCGCAGGACGGCGCCATTCTCAGCTTGACCCCGTCGGGCGAGGTGCGCTGCCTGATCTCGGTTACCGAGCAAGGGCAGGGCACCGAGGCGATCATCAGCCAGATCGTCGCTGATCAGCTCGGCCTCGCGCAGGAGCACGTCAAGGTGATCACCGGCGATACCGAGGTGACACCGCATGGCGGCGCCACCTGGGCCTGCCGCGGCGCCGGCATCGGCGGCGAGACCGCACTCCAGGCGACGCGCGCGCTCAAGCGCAACATTTTGGAGATCGCCGCACTCATTCTCCAGGAGCAGTCCTCGGCGCTCGACATCATCGACGGGCACGTGGTTGACGCGGCGACCCGGAACCAGCGCATGCCGGTCGCCGAGATCGCGCGCATCGCCTATTTCCGCTCCGACACGCTGCCGCCGGGCACCCAGGCGCAGCTCACCGTGAGCCATCACTTCGCGCCGCAGGGCTATCCCTTCGCCTTCACCAACGGCATCCAGGGCTGCTCGCTGGAGATCGATGTCGAGACCGGCTTCATCAGGGTGCTGAAGCATTTCATCGTCGAGGATTGCGGCCGTGTCATCAACCCGATGCTGGTGGACGAGCAGCTCCGCGGCGGTATCGTGCAGGGGCTGGGCGCCGCGCTGTTCGAGGAATGCCGCTACAGTGACACCGGCCAGCTCATGAACGGCTCGCTCGCCGACTACCTCGTCCCGATGCCGATGGAGATGCCCGACATCGTCATCGCCCACGTCGAGACGCCGACTGCGGACACGGTGCTCGGCGCCAAGGGGGTCGGCGAGGCCGGCACGGCGGCGGCGTCCGCCTGCGTGCTCAACGCCGTCAACGATGCGCTCGCGCCATTCGATGCCACGATCAACTCGGTGCCGATCACGCCCACCAAAGTCCTGAAAGCCCTGAAGCGATTCTAG
- a CDS encoding xanthine dehydrogenase family protein subunit M → MKARAFSYFRAATIDQALDAHARAGDDARFIAGGQSLVPALSLRLQAPRLLIDITHIDALRGVRRDGGYLRIGALTRHCEMLSEPLIAEFAPLLHAAAPFVAHPAIRNRGTFGGSVALADPASEFPAMTLALDAEIEIAGASGGRRIKADDFFLDLFETALQPGELITAVFVPLFKADQRFAFDELARRRGDYALVGCGMLATFTGERVDDIRISFFSVGNTPTRVKGAEATLIGSSLDAERIAAAQAALEGDLAPPDSDEVPPAMRLHLARVLLGRLLGRLGEGA, encoded by the coding sequence GTGAAGGCGAGGGCTTTCAGCTATTTTCGTGCTGCGACGATCGACCAGGCGCTGGATGCTCATGCGCGCGCTGGCGATGATGCGCGCTTCATCGCCGGGGGGCAGAGCCTCGTGCCGGCGCTGTCACTGCGGCTCCAGGCGCCGCGGCTGCTGATCGACATTACCCATATCGACGCGCTGCGCGGCGTCAGGCGCGACGGCGGCTATTTGCGCATCGGCGCGCTGACGCGGCATTGCGAGATGCTGAGCGAGCCGCTGATAGCCGAGTTCGCCCCGCTGCTGCATGCGGCGGCGCCCTTCGTCGCCCATCCCGCGATCCGCAATCGCGGCACTTTCGGCGGTAGCGTTGCGCTGGCCGATCCCGCGTCCGAATTTCCTGCGATGACGCTGGCGCTCGATGCGGAGATTGAGATTGCTGGCGCTTCGGGCGGCCGACGCATCAAGGCCGACGACTTCTTCCTCGACCTGTTCGAGACCGCTTTGCAGCCCGGCGAGCTGATCACTGCTGTCTTCGTCCCGCTGTTCAAGGCCGACCAGCGCTTTGCGTTCGACGAACTGGCGCGGCGGCGCGGCGACTATGCGCTGGTCGGCTGCGGCATGCTTGCGACTTTCACCGGCGAACGCGTTGACGACATCCGTATCTCCTTCTTCTCGGTCGGCAATACGCCAACGCGGGTGAAGGGCGCCGAGGCGACCCTGATCGGATCGAGCCTGGATGCGGAGCGTATCGCCGCTGCCCAGGCCGCGCTTGAAGGCGACCTCGCGCCGCCCGACAGCGACGAGGTGCCGCCCGCGATGCGGCTGCATCTCGCCCGCGTGCTGCTCGGCCGCCTGCTCGGACGTCTGGGCGAGGGCGCATGA
- a CDS encoding TetR/AcrR family transcriptional regulator, giving the protein MRAADRERAIVEEAIRFFAEHGFEGQTRELAKRMGITHSAIYRHFPSKEALIERVYQEVYLSRWSPDWGPMIRDRTLSLEARLTRFYLDYVERVFEYNWVRIFVFSGMKSFGITGRYLDIVRREIIEPAAAELRHDLKLPDAKARPLSERETELFWGLHGRIFYLAIRKFIYETPIPPDLDAIVRDAVQTFMDGAKTTMPKLLGNTSWHGA; this is encoded by the coding sequence ATGCGTGCGGCCGACCGCGAGCGCGCGATCGTCGAGGAGGCGATCCGCTTCTTCGCCGAACATGGTTTTGAAGGCCAGACCCGCGAACTCGCCAAGCGCATGGGCATCACGCATTCGGCGATCTATCGCCACTTCCCCAGCAAGGAAGCGCTGATCGAACGCGTCTACCAGGAGGTCTATCTCAGCCGCTGGTCGCCCGATTGGGGGCCGATGATCCGCGACCGCACGCTGTCGCTCGAGGCGCGGCTGACGCGCTTCTATCTCGACTATGTCGAACGCGTGTTCGAGTACAATTGGGTGCGGATTTTCGTCTTCTCCGGCATGAAGTCGTTCGGCATCACCGGCCGCTATCTCGACATCGTCAGGCGCGAGATCATCGAGCCGGCTGCAGCCGAGCTGCGCCACGATCTGAAACTGCCGGATGCAAAGGCCCGACCGCTGAGCGAGCGTGAGACCGAGCTGTTCTGGGGCCTGCACGGCCGAATCTTCTATCTCGCGATCCGCAAGTTCATCTACGAGACGCCGATCCCGCCCGATCTCGACGCGATCGTCCGCGACGCCGTCCAGACCTTCATGGACGGCGCCAAGACGACGATGCCGAAGCTGCTGGGTAATACGTCGTGGCACGGCGCTTGA